A part of Candidatus Neomarinimicrobiota bacterium genomic DNA contains:
- the folP gene encoding dihydropteroate synthase, whose amino-acid sequence MGTLREIIALSPDELAREFDSINVDEGGIGIMSPKAFFHLLRLRALKSPAANILKQEMLSVGGECATSRTVILGDPVAQDVIIMGTRRQLAKLSARLKAQPFGLKQVARQITAFIKNTSQNPPPLPSLMSSLAINPSRYPLLMGVLNVTPDSFSDGNCYLEENAAIQHGMTLYEQGAEMIDVGGESTRPGSDPVPEEEELRRVLPVIRRLREQTDRPISIDTMKAPVAVEALEAGANLVNDVSAGRHDPRMLEVVAQAGCPYVMMHMQGEPKTMQQNPHYDHLMDELHRFFDERLAWAVKRAVKEEQIIIDPGIGFGKCREDNYEILRRLRELRVFGRPVLVGVSRKSFLQNELGEVPKERYEESIAAGTIAMVNGADILRVHEVVPALKSRIVFQRLIGRT is encoded by the coding sequence GTGGGCACCCTCAGGGAGATTATCGCCCTCTCACCTGATGAGCTGGCGCGCGAATTTGATTCGATCAACGTGGACGAGGGAGGCATTGGAATCATGTCTCCCAAAGCGTTTTTCCACCTTTTGCGCCTGCGGGCGCTGAAATCCCCCGCCGCGAATATCCTTAAGCAGGAGATGCTTAGTGTGGGAGGTGAGTGTGCCACCAGCCGGACGGTGATCCTCGGTGATCCGGTAGCCCAGGATGTGATTATTATGGGTACCCGACGGCAGCTTGCCAAGCTCAGTGCCCGGCTCAAGGCCCAGCCCTTTGGACTGAAACAGGTCGCCCGGCAAATAACAGCCTTTATCAAAAATACCTCCCAGAATCCACCGCCACTGCCCTCCCTTATGTCGTCCCTGGCAATTAATCCATCTCGTTACCCCCTGCTTATGGGCGTTCTCAACGTAACCCCGGACTCGTTCAGTGATGGAAACTGTTATCTTGAGGAGAATGCCGCCATACAACATGGCATGACCCTTTACGAACAAGGAGCTGAGATGATTGATGTCGGTGGTGAATCCACCCGGCCGGGTTCTGATCCAGTGCCTGAGGAGGAAGAGCTCCGCCGGGTGTTGCCTGTGATTAGGCGGTTGCGGGAGCAAACCGACCGGCCCATTTCCATCGACACCATGAAAGCCCCGGTCGCCGTGGAGGCTCTTGAAGCCGGTGCCAACCTGGTCAATGATGTGAGTGCCGGTCGTCATGATCCCCGAATGCTTGAGGTGGTGGCGCAGGCGGGGTGCCCGTACGTCATGATGCATATGCAGGGCGAACCTAAGACTATGCAGCAGAATCCCCATTATGACCATTTGATGGATGAGTTGCATCGGTTCTTCGATGAGCGGCTTGCGTGGGCGGTGAAAAGGGCGGTGAAGGAGGAGCAGATCATTATCGACCCGGGTATCGGGTTTGGCAAATGCCGGGAAGACAATTACGAAATCCTGCGTCGTTTGCGGGAGCTGCGGGTGTTTGGTCGGCCGGTTCTGGTGGGGGTATCCCGTAAATCGTTTCTGCAGAACGAATTGGGCGAGGTGCCTAAAGAGCGGTATGAGGAGAGTATAGCGGCCGGAACTATCGCCATGGTGAACGGTGCTGATATCCTCCGCGTCCATGAGGTGGTCCCGGCACTCAAATCCCGGATAGTATTTCAAAGACTCATAGGTCGAACATGA
- a CDS encoding TIGR00159 family protein has protein sequence MNLEIFHIGFLPISLFDIVDIVAVSFIFYTLYKYFQNTRAGQMLVGLVILLVVTLVARLLNMNALSWLMGQLQTVWVVAFVILFQPELRRLLIYIGQTPVIRGIFRITGSRTIDAVVDGSQELSQRKWGGLMVLQRDSGL, from the coding sequence ATGAATCTAGAGATTTTCCACATTGGCTTCCTGCCTATCTCGCTCTTTGATATAGTGGACATCGTAGCGGTGTCATTCATTTTCTATACCCTCTATAAGTACTTCCAGAATACCAGGGCGGGCCAGATGCTGGTGGGACTGGTGATCCTGCTGGTTGTAACCCTGGTGGCGCGCCTGCTGAACATGAATGCTCTCTCCTGGCTCATGGGTCAGTTGCAGACGGTATGGGTGGTGGCCTTCGTCATTCTGTTTCAGCCGGAGTTGCGCCGCCTGCTCATCTACATCGGCCAAACGCCGGTGATCCGGGGAATTTTCCGGATCACAGGCAGCCGGACCATCGATGCGGTGGTGGACGGCAGTCAGGAGTTGTCCCAGCGGAAGTGGGGCGGGCTGATGGTGCTGCAGCGGGACAGCGGCCTA